Proteins from one Pirellulales bacterium genomic window:
- a CDS encoding glycosyltransferase family 39 protein codes for MAMVLLGMILRLLPLILNWNHVTIFMENDSWGYHNIGANLALGRGYSQLRQSPYEPDVYRPPGYPVIIAIVYGLVGEIPQAVIVLQIVFSVATIPLTFLAGRLVSDVRTGLWAALLLAIDPLSITYANLLLTEAFSALAVTSIFLLLACYWRDQGLMQLWLGALLMSAAIIVHPVMLLAPALFLVLPICAKSLRTRRALFMSLSACLIAWTPASLWILRNARVADYPDISCVTAVNVLKYKAAGVRAELRGTSREVERDRLVEELERSAAPGASRGDIWQSWKGKGWEVIRNHPIIYAKLHLHGMLIELFGPGRDGLARFLYGSDNVLDESGDVSDELIHRAVTAQSTMALDGVRWGALTIQILVFALQAMGTVLLVVRRRFGALAALWLPAIYVLALSGGPESFCRFRVSYMPLLCIVASFGITGMLSTGTRSRAALCNAFRG; via the coding sequence ATGGCAATGGTCTTGCTGGGAATGATCCTCCGTTTGCTACCATTGATATTGAATTGGAACCACGTCACTATCTTCATGGAAAATGACTCGTGGGGCTATCATAATATCGGCGCCAATCTTGCCTTGGGGCGCGGTTACTCGCAGCTGCGTCAGTCTCCCTACGAGCCGGACGTTTACCGGCCGCCGGGTTACCCGGTGATCATTGCAATTGTGTATGGACTCGTCGGCGAGATCCCGCAGGCCGTCATCGTCCTGCAGATCGTCTTCAGCGTAGCAACGATCCCTCTGACATTTCTCGCTGGCCGTTTGGTCAGCGATGTGCGAACGGGCCTTTGGGCCGCGCTGCTCCTGGCAATTGACCCACTTTCTATTACCTACGCGAATTTGCTTCTCACCGAGGCATTCTCAGCCTTGGCCGTTACGTCCATATTTTTGCTGCTCGCATGTTACTGGCGAGACCAAGGTCTGATGCAGCTTTGGCTTGGTGCATTGTTAATGTCTGCCGCGATTATTGTGCATCCCGTTATGCTGTTGGCGCCGGCCCTGTTTCTGGTGTTGCCTATTTGCGCCAAGTCACTCCGGACGCGGCGAGCCCTTTTCATGAGCCTATCCGCTTGTCTAATCGCGTGGACACCGGCATCTCTTTGGATTCTGCGAAATGCTCGCGTGGCAGACTATCCGGACATTTCGTGTGTCACAGCCGTGAATGTTTTGAAGTATAAGGCGGCTGGCGTGCGGGCCGAACTACGCGGCACCAGCCGCGAGGTAGAACGGGACAGGCTAGTAGAAGAACTAGAGCGTTCTGCCGCTCCTGGCGCATCACGTGGTGATATCTGGCAATCCTGGAAAGGGAAGGGATGGGAAGTAATCAGAAATCATCCCATTATCTACGCAAAGCTTCATCTGCACGGGATGTTGATCGAGTTGTTTGGTCCCGGCCGTGATGGTTTGGCGAGATTTCTATATGGCAGCGACAACGTGCTAGATGAAAGTGGGGATGTATCTGATGAGCTAATTCATCGGGCGGTCACTGCACAGTCCACGATGGCTTTGGACGGAGTTCGCTGGGGCGCACTTACGATTCAAATCTTAGTCTTTGCATTACAGGCTATGGGGACGGTACTTCTCGTTGTTCGGCGTCGCTTTGGCGCGCTCGCCGCGTTGTGGTTGCCGGCAATTTACGTGTTGGCCTTGTCCGGCGGCCCCGAGTCGTTTTGCCGCTTCAGAGTTAGCTACATGCCGCTGCTTTGTATCGTGGCATCGTTTGGCATAACGGGCATGCTTTCGACAGGCACACGATCGCGTGCCGCCCTTTGCAACGCCTTCCGCGGCTAA
- a CDS encoding acyltransferase family protein, with translation MPGHGNPSPRCRGASPFPDITSCNAVSHHPNGSRGRFLYIDGLRGLAAVAVMLYHFTGHRIFENVDDTSALGGLRAVLQYGNLGVPVFFVISALLSRTALRIHVLMAVISRRSLSGALFAWTRRTDWQLWRLLAERCSAA, from the coding sequence ATTCCTGGCCATGGGAATCCGTCACCGCGCTGCCGCGGCGCATCCCCCTTCCCCGATATCACCTCCTGCAACGCGGTATCGCACCACCCGAACGGGTCACGTGGAAGATTCCTGTACATTGACGGCTTACGTGGACTCGCGGCGGTTGCCGTAATGCTTTATCACTTCACCGGTCATCGTATCTTCGAGAACGTGGACGACACCAGCGCGCTAGGAGGCCTGCGAGCTGTATTGCAGTACGGCAACTTAGGAGTTCCTGTTTTCTTTGTCATCTCTGCTTTGTTATCGCGCACAGCGTTGCGCATACACGTGTTGATGGCCGTTATCTCGCGACGTTCGCTGTCAGGCGCTCTCTTCGCCTGGACCCGCCGTACTGACTGGCAATTGTGGCGGCTGTTGGCGGAACGCTGTTCAGCAGCTTAG